Proteins co-encoded in one Bos taurus isolate L1 Dominette 01449 registration number 42190680 breed Hereford chromosome X, ARS-UCD2.0, whole genome shotgun sequence genomic window:
- the LOC132342124 gene encoding zinc finger protein 75D codes for MSQIEEKLFPEQIMMSPVKAPACLYPHVEVLQGTKRSVKESSNKSKKSSPQMGSLHPESARQHFRSFCYHDTPGPYEAVSHLQELCSQWLRPEIHSKEQILELLVLEQFLDVLPSHIQNWVQKYHPQNVKEAVALVDRFHRECGGISNEVTTHQLGNDTVLLGGTAVAPGFKWKPAEPQPMGVFQGESSNIYQVLQEPRWNTHKESQPVDEGAVPAEESPTFSEEKSTPSCKLASKLTLPKSQSPLTFEDVALYFSEEEWRIMTPEQKTLYFDVMGELYEDVTFLGKESSFPLYSN; via the exons ATGTCACAAATAGAAGAAAAGCTGTTCCCAGAGCAAATAATGATGAGCCCTGTGAAGGCGCCTGCATGCTTGTACCCACATGTGGAGGTTTTACAGGGGACTAAGAGGTCTGTGAAAGAGAGTTCCAATAAGAGTAAGAAATCCAGCCCACAGATGGGCAGTCTTCATCCTGAGAGTGCTCGCCAGCACTTCCGGAGCTTCTGTTACCATGACACACCTGGACCGTATGAGGCTGTCAGCCACCTGCAGGAATTATGCTCTCAGTGGCTGAGGCCAGAGATCCACTCAAAAGAGCAAATCTTGGAGTTGCTGGTGCTGGAGCAGTTCCTGGACGTTCTGCCCAGTCATATCCAGAACTGGGTGCAGAAGTATCATCCACAGAACGTCAAAGAGGCTGTGGCCCTGGTAGACCGCTTTCACAGAGAATGTGGTGGAATAAGCAATGAG GTCACAACACACCAACTGGGAAATGACACAGTGCTCTTAGGAGGAacagcagtggccccaggctTTAAGTGGAAGCCAGCAGAGCCCCAACCAATGGGTGTGTTCCAGGGAGAAAGTTCGAATATATACCAGGTACTGCAGGAGCCGCGCTGGAATACTCACAAAGAAAGCCAGCCTGTGGATGAAGGAG CTGTGCCTGCTGAAGAGAGTCCAACCTTTTCTGAGGAGAAAAGCACCCCAAGCTGCAAGTTGGCATCTAAGCTCACCTTGCCTAAGTCCCAG AGTCCATTGACATTTGAAGATGTGGCCTTGTATTTTTCCGAGGAAGAATGGAGAATAATGACCCCTGAACAGAAAACCCTCTACTTTGATGTAATGGGAGAACTCTATGAGGATGTCACCTTTCTAGGTAAAGAGTCTTCCTTTCCTTTGTACAGCAATTGA